aatttacttgctaaccatactttagttgattgaaGTAATCCTACATTATTctcaatgagtaggatgtcatcaacataaagtactaggaatgtcactgcactcccactaactttcttgtacacacatggatcctcaggattcttagcaaaaccaaattccTTGATAGTGCTGTCAAATTTGAGGTTCCAACTACTTGACGACTGCTTCAGACCACGTATAAATTTCTtatttgatgtctccattgaggaatgcagtttttacatccatttgtcatatctcatagtcacaCCATGCtgttatggctagtagtattctaatggacttaaacatagcaacttgtgaaaaagtttcctcatagtaaattccttgtctttgagtataaccttttgcaaccagtcttgctttgaaggtcaataccttcccatccgccccaagctttctttttagatccatttgcatcctatgggaatgattccctcaggtggatccaccaatgtccagacttggtttgaatacaaaGAGTCAATttcagactgcatggcttcaagccatttggttgaatcagtatcagatattgcttctttgaagttcattggatcacatccaacacaaggcccATGGCCTTGTTCACGAAGAAGCGTGTATCTTGCAGGTTGTCtgataaccctatcagaccttctaggagcgtGTACTTCAACTACCGGTCattggggattaggttcaacttctacagttgagggagtatcttgaatttcttcaagttctatcatcttaccttttctatctaataaaaATTCCCTTTCCAGAAAGgtagcatttcttgaaacaaacacttttgcttcattgggatgatagaaataatatccaatataattctttggatatcctaaaAAGTACCGCAAaatggatctactatccaatttctctcccactgtctgctttaCGTAAGCAGtacatccccatattcttatgtaagaatatttgggagttttttcccatccatatctcatatgatattttatccaCTACTtttgtatggacattattcaacagcATTGCCGCAGtctcaagcgcaaagccccaaaacgatgtaggcaattcagtgaatctctTCAttgatcgaaccatgtccatcaaagttcgattaCGGCGTTCAGAAACAatattcaattgtggtgttgctggtggaatCCACtttgagagaatctcattctcttttagataatccAAAAATTAAGCACTCAattattctccacctcgatcagatcgaagtgtcttaatactcCTTTCTAGTTGTTTTTCTAcctcagatctgaattctttgaatctttcaaatgcttcagatttgtgtttcatcaaataaatatactcatatctcgaatggtcatcagtaaagataataaagtaggattgcccatattttgtgctaacacttagagggccacaaacgtctgtgtggatcaaatctaGTAGACCATGcccacgttccacgtttccattaaatggagtcttggtcatttttccttttagataggactcacaagtaggtagagaatttatgtctgacaagtcaaacatgccttctcccactagcttgtgcatcattctttgggaaatatgacctagtctagcgtgccacatttgtgcgggattttgatcatctaattttttttgtttgttgttgaaatcatgtttactttggacattcacttatcatttccaaaacatttCTGGCCTAGATAATTTCTTTTGTCCATTTTTTCTTGCAGTGAAACAAATATGTTCCGACTTATCGGGCTTTCTGGgccctttaagtgtccttcagagtttgcctcttattgggttttTTTTCCTTGTGAGGGGCAGAACATTTATTTCCTTTACcttgtgggccatttttcgtTCCTGACAAGAAGCCCAATTAGAAAACATCAATTTCCTATTTTATGGTGGCTTCAAAAGTCATAAGCATTTtcactagctcttcaaggctatcatcaatcttattcaaattgaagttcaccataaacccgtcaaatgaggaagagaatgACAACAAAATGATGTCATGAACTAACTcattaggaatcacatattccaagCTCACCAATTTCTCAATAAACTCAATCAtatgtacaccacgctcatgggccagAGCCCCATCTTGtatgcgtgtagtcatgagcttttAAAAGTGGTGTACATCGTTGTACGAGTTTCATTCaacatgcaactcttgcatgtgtattcgaatgtcagcagcattcaacatttcctcaaactgtccctacagttcatttgacatagaagcgatTATATTACACTTTAACTTGCACACTATGGTCTCGCCATCTTGCATGCCTTGTCAGTTCAGCAAGGCTGACATTAATGTGTatgtcattttctccgaatttagAACATGTTTTCCAGCCAGTCTTGAAAATGagattcggttagcttgttaataacataaatggattacgtgacgaaattgaaaatataatgatatagaaacagaataatggttgttgattattttaaaataattttaagatataaaatatgaatttttattttataaattttcctcccactattttgacatttccaccaccctctgatgaaaaagaaaatcacatttccttagtgggcacgtagagccCCATTAGacaattatgatcccgaataatatcagccaatcataatttctaaaaggtagaatccaattgcattcctatgcaacctccgcgtgtttcgCATCACGTTTactaaggacccaataatatgacgtcgtttattttcacgtctctaaccgacccatcaatattgaattgtagtggacgatcgccatgagttccctcaataaaatgagccgaagtcatgagagttccactcaattcacatcatatgccCGGTgaaagtcacagctttccgtcGTCCAGGCcttctcaataatatgagcagacactgtccgcgggtagcgttcaacatgcaaccacggttgatggaaggcaagaataaattaaactcttttaattttaacttttgtagtttgatataaattttgaatcttattgaaaatgagagattttaattttaaaattgtctcatcattttaatttaaaatcgcatgccattttttatgtttgtcggattcatgcaactatattatttaataatatatacatgcatactactatataccgcatatatcataatatgacattcaacaataaataaataatgataatcgccaacactattagatccatgtgagccagacatggatccaggtccaaaacctaggtgaattcagggatgcaaatgcaacttattacaagagcttccaatattttacatgtcttcatcttgtgcatcgggcccaccatcttccagttttgatctcccactatttctaataattacatttaaatagtcaTGGCACATAAGGAATACATCTCATGAGGTGGGAACGGACCATAAATCAggccactttaataatatcaaatattaataaaatgaataaaacagtaaaatatcataacatacacctaacacattggtcaaatctctcgatcatccttcatgcatttaatatcacatattacattaattaattaaacaaatttaattaattgattaaatcatgcatctaataattttattactaaccaccacaattattaaagaatttaataaattaaataaacacatttatttaatttccaattaattcaataaaaattgatttctttgtaaaactcatttttatcataaataattaaaattatattctaattatttattttacaagaaaattattaatttttcaaaaattaatttcaaaagaaaaattggacgaattttcataaaatatcaatttcgtccaaaatttttaaaaattagaaaatcgcaccctaagcccaaacaattcaagctcATTACCCAGTACGATGCTCGAGACTTTATCGGGCACCAGCCCGCGCTGCCTGGCCGCTGCCCGATCGTATCGGGCAGTGGGGGGCATGctgtctaaataaggcaggtgcaattcctttgactgtctttagcagtcaagctctcaaaatttctataagcttttataaactttatttataagcttatcgattgatcatatcaaaattatttcttataaattcaactcattgaatttattatctcaatggaaacaagtaaaccagtgcttgtgtgatccTAAATAAatcagagatacagctagccgtgagttcacaattctttgtgattcaggacaatttcctttattctggcttaccctaatttgcccacattccatgcaccaatatttgatcatgagaatgtcagaaactaTTTcttgattaaacccatcgaataatggtaagagcgtctagtagcgtCGCCctatgattccctaggtatcactgatagtgcctgtaaGAACCAGTCGGTTATTATTAACATACAGTAtagtcccttcatctcatatatcccgatcgaatctgcaaccattggttcaccgagggttgcatattaattcgatagctatgtgatacaaTCGTGAAACATTAATAGTGTCATCGCATGTACAACtagagaactctttctctaatgTGCATCTCACACTCGGGCCATAtatttcatgcactattatttcgttagatcacataggatatccactgtaataggggtgtcaattcgggtgggttgggtcgggttaAGCAATAgtaatattcaaaaattgctcaacccgaacccgagcgaacccgaaaactctcaacccTAACCCGAACTCGAACCAATCAGATCAACCCGATCAACCTGTataacccgattttgaattttttataaagaaaattaaataaaattcaaaacaataataatattttaatttaaacacataataatatttaaatttgaaagtctaattgtaaaaaaataaaatatatttactaaatcaaataaacaattgttttaaaaataaaaatgttcaaaataaatattaaattatgaaaatttataatataaatatacaataaatatattttcaggcatacaatatataaaaaatgtaagcaatatttattaattaaatttttttaaaaaaataaaattttcgggtcaacccgaacccaactcaacctgatcatttttttcgggtcagctatcaggtccaacccgatctgacccgaaccgtGTCGAGttggtgggtcgtgtctgattttgacacccctacacTGTAATGCCCCAAAAATTctaaggtccacgtaaaccacgtgcatacaagttattaaattccttgtgtatttcaattaattgttttaattgtataaattaattatgttgtgcatgttgacatgtttaaaatatgttttccttcatggttgcattaaaatgtatttttaaaggttattcgagttacgatcgaggaacgaagaccgatggttgaaaaatagaaaaaaattttattggttaattgtttttaattatttgaaatatgattgatgctttttgTTATTCTTAGAAATAAGGAGTTTCGATGTGATTTATACGccggacgtaatttttatcggtgttgatttttcaacaaaaatacgaacgtattGGTAACCCatataataaattcacaaactttattaaacaaaatattttaattaaacactcaTGTGCTCAATGGGCCTAATTGACATTGTTAATGAGCCTAAGCTAGTAATTAGTGTTTGGTtaggatttatttaatatttaaagtaCATAACCTGCCCTACCCCATGCCATAAACCCACGCCCACTTCCCCAACACAACTCAAACACTTTCTTCCAAGCAAagcacacggcacacacaatcaAATTGAAAGAAAAGCATCGAgttcttcaaattttcaagtcAAGGATCTTTGTGTcaccgttcttcaatcgtcgacgtttattcgtgcgtaaaatacgcaaaggcacgccatactcTTTCCTTCACTCCTATCACACCTAGTATTTTTATGATCATTAATTTCATGGAAAAACAAGATGCACTTTtactattttcgtttttatgcaaacattaatttttaaagcTTGGGTTTTgaaccaaaaacatgatttatatgttcTTAAGGGGTTTCCATGATTAGGGGTTGAAATTGTGTGATTTTTACACGTTTTAAAGGGTCCTAGGAAGCAATTTAATCACAGCATACGTAAACAAACAAGCGGGAAAACCGTAGTGAAGAGAAGGGAAGAAACGTGATTTTTTGTTTGGTTGTTCAAAGGTTCAAGGAGCGGCTGCTGTCAATGGGCCGTGGGGGCTCATCTAGGGCTGCTTCAGGGTCAGTGGTTGTCGTGGTCTTGGTCTGGGTTGGGTCCTGGGGCGGTTAGGTGCTTGGGAGTGGGtaaggaagagtcctagtgaactaggactctcccccaaGCTTGCTTGCGGCTGCTGTGGTTCGGGAGAGAGGGCAGCATGGCTAGGGGCGAGCCAGGTGGGTCCAATAGGGTCTAAGGAATATGGgtaagggctgggctaggggctggtgcaGCTGGGTTGGCTGTTGGCTCGAGGAACATGGGAAGAGCACATGCGCGCAGCTTGGCTTCTCATGGCAGCAAGCTTGCAGCGCATCATGCTTGGGTTCAGGGGATTGGGCTGGTCTGAGTAGGGTCTAGGTGTGGTCCAATGATGGTTaaggtcatgaggggtcaagtggttaagggttagaagagtcctagttgggttaggagtcctagatatGCAAGGAGACTCACGCACGCACACATGCAGAACTTGGGTCAGTTTCCAGGCGAGTTTGAGCGACTTAGGGGCtggttctttgggctgggcttggtcaagagggtgcctaggttGGTTGactcgggtttggctcgaggtggctctaCCATGGTTTGagtaaattgagagatggctcgggtggttcgtaTATGTGTCAATATTTCgaattaaagaactaaaattggaaccatgggtccacggtggtggttcatggctcacaagggtaaaataaataataaaaatgttatgcttaaaatttgggatcaaaatgatgagtttcggatttattcgggatttaatcgtctcacgaaacgttaattaaataattaattgaaaagcatAGATTTAAggttaataaaattatggaaaattagatttaagcttaaataattatttgagatattttatagtcaataaaattaagaaaatgtcaaaaaagtgaaattttatgtatagggtaaaacggtaattttacacccgaaaattagtaaacgtcatggcagtgtcctgaatgctgttttatatactaatatgattattttaaatgtttatgaatttttatatgttaaaatgttcattttagatgtttatgaattttcatatgttaaaatatgtattttaaatgtttatgaatttaatttgttaaaatgtttatgttaatggattttaatgatttaatatattaaaatatttattttaaatgtttatggattttatgatgttaaaacttttattttaaaatgtttatgaatttttatatgttaaaacatttattttaaaagtttatgggtttttacgatgaaacgataacgttaaaagatatgttgcatgcttgatttaaaagaaaaacgttatatgtatatttaatttttataaagtgatgagaatacaaaacgttgaaggaagtgaagtaattgtgactaataatatgatatgttggagatatcgtgagggagaaggtccaagtgggagcccgacgatcgtatttccattgatacgaatacgatgatatgttaatacgtaggtcaagactcagttgacgggtgagagtgtcgctgatgtccccgccgcccagtactgtggttacatgtagatggatccatcgctcaatacgaatacgtgatacaaatacgaatacgagtcacaattaacgatctgaatttaacaaaaacgaatatgaatatggatacgaatacgaatatgtttatgatgatatgaaaatgtttatgcattatgaaaatgtttacgaaaatgttattgtttaaagtttatgcatccttatgaaaatgttattgtttaaagtttatgcatccttatgaaaataatattttacgtacaagtattttcactgttgcgtgtgatttatatatgtagtacttgttatcaagattatagtgtgttgagtctttagactcactaggtgtgattgatgcaggagattatgatattggagctcttgatggttgactttgctggactaaaaaggtgcacataacccgaggaccaacgctagttttccgcactagttatgatttatgattttaagtaatGTAAAAGAGATTTatacgaatttttatttatgtttttgagaggtttttgagaggttatagtatgagctatacttttcaaataatgcttttaggtttggtaaaacgtgggatgattttatgattcaaactattttcctttggatttttaaatgttagttggatgttttattttaaaaatggtattAAGGCATTTTAATTGTATATTTCAAATCATGAAGAttaaggaagaaaaaaaatttatagtacgttttaagaaaacgagtagttgTCGTTTTGCACTggctacaatgcactggctcctacatgtttTGCAACTGTACTCGATCTTGCTACCTGATGACCTTCCTGGAGTCattaaacgagtcaaagcacaccCTAGCATATAAAGCCTCgttgttgtcccgggtcataagaactaatggtgtacaatcataaccaagGAGTTATCCTCTcgagggttttttttaaaaataatttaatttttaaaattattttcaaaaataattttaaaaaaatatattttcaattttacgACATGGATTGTGCTCCACGTTGGAGCGTCCGCGCTTAGTGTAAGCGCGGACGCTCCCACGTGGAGCACcggtccgtgcttacgaagcacggactCTGTaaatatcttctttttttttctctttttcctcTCCATTCGTTTTTCTTTTCTGAAGGCTTCACGTGAATATTCAGAAGTTCACGTGAAGTTAAATAATTGTACTGTAAACAGTATTGAACTTTTTTATTCTATATAAACGATCATATATTAGACAATTGAGTTATCAATTTCTTCTTGAATataattttctctcaaatttcatTGGCAAAATGTCTAACATCGATATACTCTTATATTTTGATGGTCATGTGGTTATCGATAATGGATCATTTGAATATAGCATTCTATTTGTTAGACCGATACGAGTATTACGGTCTATTAATTTGTTGGAGTTGGTTGAAGTTGAGCATAAAATGTTAGGAatcgatccaacaaatttttctttgaagttgtcaacaaaatattcatTCATGGAGAGATCATCTTGGCATGAAATTCAAGTCAATCTCGTTGATGATGATTCTTTACAGTTTATAATGCAATGTGACAATATGCATATGTTGCATTTATACGTGGAAGAAAATTcaattgagcatcatgttggatTTAATGATCCTGAATCCTACGTTCGACATGCACCCGATTCTGGTTTAAATAACCAACCCGGTACTTCTACATATGGTGGTTTTCAGGAGCAAGAATCTTATGTTCCACAGGTTACTGAAGGAATCGGTAATATGAGTTTCGATGATGTAAGTGGGTCTTGGGATCAATATATCAATGTCTCGTCGGAACAAAATCATGTTCCATATTGGCCGAATCCAACATTAGATACGAGTGCTCATTGTCCGGATCAGGCCAATAATGATGATATTTGGAGGACTGATTCTGAACCTGATATATCATACAAGGagtctgaagaagaagaatcgaATGCTGATGATGAAGTGAATACTTGTACAAATCCTGATGAGGGGAGATCATCTCGACAACCACCTCTTGACACATTACAGAGGCAGACCGTACCATTTCTTTCAAACACTTCTGAAATGCcatcatttttcaataaattttttggggAAGAGCCTCCCGATTCTGTCGATGTAGCTTCTTGAGTGCAATCAAGCTATTACTATCCGGATAGAGGTGAATTATGtgttaatatgttatttaaagataAGAATGATCTTATTGCATCTGTGAAGGATTATTCAGTCAGAGTTGTCAGGCATGAGTACCGTGTCGTGGAAAGCACATGCAGTTTGTGGAAGTTACGTTGTAAAAACAATTCTTCTACGGTCATTTGTCGATGGGGACTTCGCGCTTCTTTGAAGGCCCTGGGTattggaaaataacaaaatatggcgGATCTCACACATGTGTATCTACCTTTGTTGGTATAGACCATAAGAATTTGAACAGTGAAATGGTGGTACATACGCTACTGGGGTTGTTCATTGTGATCCTGCGTACGAGATTAAGTATTTAATCGAAAATGTGAAAGATAAATATGGATATCAAATCTCGTACACGAAGGCTTGGCTAAGTTTGAAACGTGCTATGGAAATTGCTTATGGTACTTGGGAGAGCTCCGTTCAATTACTTCCCAAATATATGCGTGCTTTGTCCAAATATAATCCGAGAACAGCTGTAGAGTGGAAGCATCTCAGAGCGAACACTGAAATGAGTAAGACACTGAACTATGTTTTCTGGGCATTCAAACTGTGTGTTGATGGGTTTCGGCATTGTCGGAAAATAATAAGTGTCGATGGTACACACTTGTATACCAAATACAAACACAAAATGTTGATCGGTGTCACTCTGGATGCGAACAATCAGGTTCTACCGCTAGCGTTTGCTATTGTGGACGAAAAAACAACAGATTCTTGGAAATGGTTCTTGGAGCACCTAGGAAGACATGTTGTTCGTGGTGAAAATGGTGTGTGTCTTATTTCTGATAGGCATAAGGGAATCGTGCGCGCTATTGGAGATCTACCATATTTTCAACCTCCTTACGGTGTGCATCGTTTTTGTTTGAGACATGTGTGTTCAAAATTTAACGCCAAATTCAAAGACGTGTATTTGAAAGATTTATGCTGGGCGGCGGGAACACAATATGTCGGAGTGTTTGAACAGTGTGTTGAAGGATACGCGTAGACTTCATATATCTGCCATAGTACACTTGACACTTCTGAGGTGCGTACAATATTTCATTGAACGTATGACAAGAGGTGATCGCATGGTTCAGGAAAATCAGCTGTGGTCAGATTACGCATGTCGGAAGTATGAGAAATGGGCGAGAAAATCTAGTGAACATCGTGTTGCCAAGTACGATATACGTGAGCAAACTGCTTCGGTCGCAACTGTAGGAAGACCAAGTCGTGGCCAACATATGCATGTCGTGAAGATATCAACGAGTGATTGTTCATGTGTTAAATGAACGATTTTTGGCATCCCATGTTCCCATGCTATTTGCCCCGCTAAGTGGCACTCTTTGGATCCAACGACACTTGTGCAGCCCTGGTATAACATATCTGAATACTTAGCAACGTACGGGGGAAGATTTCAACCTCTTGCAGATGAGCGATACTTGGATCCTCCAACTTTCGAGTTGCACCACAACCCTGTTTGACGTGAAAGAAGAAAAGTTGGTAGAGACAAAACAACTCGATTGCGAAAATGAGATGGACACAGCGGTTTCCAGAGAGAGACCAACATTGATGAAGTCTTTTGTTATGATTTAATAACGCTTGATATGTTAACTAAGAATAAATttctgtaaattttttttatgcttttaattttacttgctgaattgttttcaaatatttacttaaaaaaataataaggcGAATAATCATTCGGGCGTGACTGGAAAATATTTCCGCTCCGTGCTGCGCCCATGCAATAacatattaccgctcgggcgcgagatggGCTGGAaaccgcgctcgagcggtattCTTTCACCGCTCGCGCTCGAGCGATAATtatttaccgctcgagcgcgagcggCTCCCCCATCTCCCCTCCCATTCCCATCTCTCCACCTTATTTCCCCTCCCACCTTATCTACACACAATTTCCCCTTCCCCTTTTCTCTCAAATCCCTAACTCAAAATTCCCCTTTCTCAAATCCCCTTATCTATAATCTCTCAATACAAATTCcctgtagaggcctaaaaatccttacttgaaaatttgcggaaaatttaaaatttttcttttaaaataaatggagtgcctcattcataccaaaaactgataaaatatttaacgttcaaaacagcagcggaagaaattattacttgccaaaataacaagttaaagtattcaataactaataaaatatttgagcatcaaaatggcaagtgctgaaactgaggtcctcgggtgccactactgccgactcgagctagctcactggtccccgccctcgatcccgacatcatcattacctacaacaatcaagtctagtgagtctaaagactcaacatgcatatatcgtaaataacgagtaaatatagtaaaattgcatgggagtaaaatttcatgtcatgaggcatatcgtaaaatgtcgtgtcatgattaattataatacgtgcatagctgaactgaaaatcatagtgaaactgtttgctccttggagccctgtactgaaatagcatataataattttctgtgagattatggtctacgcaagtggtccctgaactgaactgaactgagctgaccgatactggtgaccggaccgatactggggatcggatttacgtctgatcagactactgccacagtactgggtgaaacaactgaactgaccggtaactggtgaccgggccgatactggggaccggacttaagcatgatagtaaagtgaccacaagcaatatcgcataaatctcaaaatttgtatttttgcacgtaatataattaaataactgaattaaatatcctgtacccattttactgcttggattggatcgctcccaggctcgctgcaacctaaatatgccatgaaaaatatgcaatagatttatgggaccaaactatacaataaccttcaaaaatgtgacaattacgcctaccgacttcgtattaaatcatgactccgagccaacccgaaccaacactgaaccatcatgtagtcatgattaaaatacgtctaaaatgatcaaataatgctcctaaaatggtgagggccgaaatctaggtgaatggaggccaaaacatgaaacgctctttcgagagtcaatttggcacatcgcaccgtaaattctcgtacgacctcaaaaatgatccgaatcacgaacggccaaaaacatgaccttcctaactcgatgaggtactgtccagtccaaggccatgggctaaaagccaaccaagaacccggaacacgcctctgaaccgcgacgtcgcttgctgtcaaaaaaaaatacagcagcagcgtcttgattcctt
This window of the Primulina huaijiensis isolate GDHJ02 chromosome 3, ASM1229523v2, whole genome shotgun sequence genome carries:
- the LOC140972484 gene encoding uncharacterized protein: MEIAYGTWESSVQLLPKYMRALSKYNPRTAVEWKHLRANTEMSKTLNYVFWAFKLCVDGFRHCRKIISVDGTHLYTKYKHKMLIGVTLDANNQVLPLAFAIVDEKTTDSWKWFLEHLGRHVVRGENGVCLISDRHKGIVRAIGDLPYFQPPYGVHRFCLRHVCSKFNAKFKDVYLKDLCWAAGTQYVGVFEQCVEGYA